Proteins from a single region of Haloarcula laminariae:
- a CDS encoding cobyric acid synthase, with protein MATTLLVAGTASHVGKSTVAAGLCRLLADRGVSVAPFKAQNMSNNARATPGGEIGVSQYVQARAARVAPSTDHNPVLLKPRGDGESQLVVDGTAVGNYAAGSYYEDHWADALAAAEAAHGRLAADRDVVVAEGAGSIAEINLHHRDLANVETARFADADILLVADIERGGVFASLVGTLELVPEDIRERIAGAVVTKFRGDRSLLDPGLDAFEERTGVPVVGVLPYDDPGLPEEDSVALPPVGERAVRGGDDGVPDEHSVTVAVPRLPRISNFTDLRPLAAEPGVRVTYVPPSASLADADAVVLPGSKNTVDDLLALREAGFGERLRAFDGPVVGLCGGYQMLGEAITNASLEGTGSRERVEGLGLLPVRTVFSTEKTVDHVERRLDGVGPLAGASGTVTGYEIHMGESEPTGEVIRPFDGAGAATAHVLGTYLHDLFTNRAAVDAFVRSTFDAAGVERLSADSGQRSDPYDRAAALVETHVDPDPLPVSW; from the coding sequence ATGGCGACGACTCTCCTGGTCGCTGGAACTGCTTCACACGTGGGAAAGAGCACGGTAGCGGCCGGGCTCTGTCGCCTGCTCGCCGACCGTGGCGTGTCGGTCGCGCCGTTCAAGGCCCAGAACATGAGCAACAACGCCCGGGCGACCCCGGGCGGTGAAATCGGCGTCTCCCAGTACGTTCAGGCCCGCGCGGCCCGGGTCGCTCCCTCGACCGACCACAACCCCGTCCTGCTCAAGCCCCGCGGCGACGGGGAGTCACAGCTGGTCGTCGACGGGACGGCGGTCGGCAACTACGCCGCCGGGAGCTACTACGAGGATCACTGGGCGGATGCGCTGGCCGCGGCCGAGGCCGCTCACGGACGGCTCGCCGCCGACCGCGACGTCGTCGTCGCGGAGGGCGCCGGCTCCATCGCCGAGATAAATCTCCACCACCGGGACCTCGCGAACGTCGAGACGGCCCGCTTTGCTGACGCCGATATCCTCCTCGTAGCGGACATCGAACGGGGCGGCGTCTTCGCCTCGCTCGTCGGGACGCTCGAACTCGTCCCCGAGGACATCCGCGAGCGAATCGCCGGCGCCGTCGTCACGAAGTTCCGGGGGGACAGGTCGCTGCTCGACCCCGGTCTCGACGCCTTCGAGGAGCGAACGGGCGTTCCGGTGGTCGGCGTGCTCCCCTACGACGACCCCGGCCTCCCCGAGGAGGACAGCGTCGCGCTGCCGCCGGTCGGCGAGCGGGCCGTTCGCGGCGGGGACGACGGCGTGCCGGACGAGCACAGCGTCACCGTCGCGGTCCCGCGGCTCCCGCGCATCTCGAATTTCACCGACCTCCGGCCCCTCGCCGCCGAGCCCGGGGTCCGCGTCACCTACGTCCCGCCCTCGGCCTCGCTGGCCGACGCCGACGCCGTGGTGTTGCCAGGCAGCAAGAACACCGTCGACGACCTGCTGGCGCTGCGGGAGGCCGGGTTCGGCGAGCGTCTCCGGGCGTTCGACGGGCCGGTGGTCGGGCTCTGCGGGGGGTATCAGATGCTCGGCGAGGCGATAACGAACGCTTCCCTCGAAGGAACCGGAAGCCGGGAGCGCGTCGAAGGGCTGGGTCTGCTCCCGGTCCGGACGGTCTTCTCGACCGAAAAGACCGTCGACCACGTCGAGCGGCGGCTCGACGGTGTCGGCCCCCTCGCGGGCGCCAGCGGTACCGTCACGGGATACGAAATACACATGGGCGAATCGGAGCCGACCGGCGAGGTGATACGCCCCTTCGACGGCGCCGGCGCGGCGACCGCTCACGTGCTCGGGACCTACCTCCACGACCTCTTCACCAACCGGGCAGCGGTAGATGCCTTCGTGAGAAGTACGTTCGATGCGGCCGGCGTCGAGCGGCTATCGGCGGACAGCGGGCAGCGGTCGGACCCGTACGACCGGGCCGCCGCGCTCGTCGAGACACACGTCGACCCGGACCCGCTGCCGGTGAGCTGGTAG
- a CDS encoding adenosylcobinamide amidohydrolase yields MFETTRRDGVTRVRRAGTRWLSTAWDGGYREADAAYNVTVPTGFDRTDLDDYRERRLAQVGFEVGPTLLTGVAMDHARVATSGPVTVLSTAGLSNPAVLPVGTDSAAAGGAGDDTGPWRPGTVNLLVGVDRALSDGALATLLGTVVEAKAATLLAVADVPGTTSDAAVVGADPSAERAEFAGSATDVGSAARACVRDAVVASLRSRYDDGPPAPADATYGVVTDRQSDVRAP; encoded by the coding sequence ATGTTTGAGACGACCCGCCGGGACGGCGTCACCCGGGTCCGACGGGCGGGGACGCGCTGGCTCTCGACCGCGTGGGACGGCGGCTACCGCGAGGCGGACGCGGCCTACAACGTCACCGTCCCGACCGGCTTCGACCGGACCGACCTCGACGACTACCGCGAGCGGCGGCTGGCCCAGGTCGGCTTTGAGGTCGGGCCGACGCTGCTTACCGGCGTCGCGATGGACCACGCCCGCGTCGCCACGAGTGGGCCGGTGACGGTGCTTTCGACCGCGGGGCTCTCGAACCCGGCGGTGTTGCCGGTCGGGACGGACAGCGCGGCCGCCGGTGGTGCCGGCGACGACACCGGGCCGTGGCGACCCGGGACGGTCAACCTCCTCGTCGGCGTCGACCGCGCGCTCTCCGACGGCGCGCTCGCGACGCTGCTCGGGACCGTCGTCGAGGCGAAGGCGGCGACGCTGCTTGCCGTCGCCGACGTGCCGGGGACCACCTCGGACGCCGCCGTGGTCGGTGCTGACCCGAGCGCCGAGCGGGCCGAGTTCGCTGGCAGCGCGACCGACGTGGGGTCGGCCGCGCGGGCCTGTGTGCGCGACGCCGTGGTGGCGAGTCTCCGCTCGCGATACGACGACGGGCCGCCCGCGCCGGCCGACGCGACGTACGGCGTCGTCACCGACCGCCAGAGCGATGTTCGTGCCCCCTAA
- a CDS encoding NTP transferase domain-containing protein: protein MCGGRGTRLDTDAEKPLFRVGGVPMVDRVLGALDRSRIDTAYAVTSPAAPETRAHLDGPCIETPGEGYVADLDAALADQRVSTPVLTVAADLPLLDGAILDRVLDAHDSGSLSVLVPAARKRELGVSDDTTFERDGREVAPTGVNVVGDAGDDAWLTDDFRVAVNVNTLADARVAEGLL, encoded by the coding sequence ATGTGTGGCGGCCGCGGGACGCGCCTCGATACCGACGCGGAGAAACCCCTGTTTCGTGTCGGCGGGGTCCCGATGGTCGACCGCGTGCTCGGGGCGCTCGACCGGAGCCGAATCGACACCGCCTACGCGGTCACCTCTCCCGCCGCGCCCGAGACGCGGGCTCACCTCGACGGCCCCTGTATCGAGACGCCCGGCGAGGGGTACGTCGCGGACCTCGACGCGGCGCTGGCCGACCAGCGAGTGTCGACGCCCGTTCTCACCGTCGCGGCCGACCTCCCGCTGCTCGACGGCGCGATACTCGACCGCGTGCTCGACGCCCACGACAGCGGCTCGCTCTCGGTACTCGTCCCGGCCGCCCGCAAGCGCGAGCTGGGCGTCAGCGACGACACCACCTTCGAGCGCGATGGCCGCGAGGTCGCACCGACCGGGGTGAACGTGGTCGGCGACGCGGGCGACGACGCCTGGCTCACCGACGACTTCCGGGTCGCGGTCAACGTGAACACGCTCGCTGACGCTCGGGTGGCCGAGGGGTTACTGTAG
- a CDS encoding P-loop NTPase, producing the protein MVEVFAVASGKGGTGKTTSTVALGMALSERYDVTVVDADTGMANLLFHAGLSDAETTLHDVLADSAAVEAATYDRFGMTVVPCGTSLDGFRDADPARLREVVARLAADTDVILLDSPPALDSRAAVLPVVMADRAVVVLQPTIPAISDGLKVQEYALSYDTAVAGILFNKVREDGVDRVAEKTERYFEGPTLGAVPESERAREARRAGRPLLAHAPDCEAAAAYRQAADSLAVRDGESGEVADRFRSAVIPEPP; encoded by the coding sequence ATGGTCGAAGTGTTCGCTGTCGCCAGCGGCAAGGGTGGAACGGGCAAGACCACCAGCACGGTCGCGCTGGGGATGGCCCTGTCCGAGCGCTACGACGTCACCGTGGTCGACGCCGACACCGGGATGGCGAACCTGCTCTTTCACGCCGGGCTCTCGGACGCCGAGACGACGCTGCACGACGTGCTCGCGGACTCGGCGGCGGTCGAGGCGGCGACCTACGACCGGTTCGGGATGACGGTCGTCCCGTGTGGCACGAGCCTCGACGGCTTCCGCGACGCCGACCCGGCCCGCCTGCGGGAGGTGGTCGCGCGGCTGGCCGCCGACACGGACGTCATCCTGCTCGACTCCCCACCGGCGCTCGACAGCCGGGCCGCCGTGCTCCCCGTGGTGATGGCCGACCGGGCGGTCGTCGTCCTCCAGCCGACCATCCCCGCTATCTCGGACGGCCTGAAAGTACAGGAGTACGCGCTCTCCTACGACACAGCCGTCGCGGGTATCCTGTTCAACAAGGTCCGGGAGGACGGCGTCGACCGCGTGGCCGAGAAGACCGAGCGCTACTTCGAGGGACCGACGCTCGGGGCCGTCCCGGAGAGCGAGCGCGCACGCGAGGCCCGCCGGGCCGGTCGGCCGCTGCTGGCCCACGCCCCCGACTGCGAGGCCGCGGCGGCCTACCGGCAGGCCGCCGACTCGCTCGCCGTCCGGGACGGCGAATCCGGCGAGGTCGCCGACCGGTTCCGAAGCGCGGTCATCCCGGAGCCACCATGA
- a CDS encoding CobD/CbiB family cobalamin biosynthesis protein, whose product MTPVPVLVAGALEALVGEPPTRYHPVAWFGRLVAPLDREWARPLAVGALGAFALPLAAAGAVAAAVVLAGTWSALSAAALAGAALFLSTSLRGLLAAAAAVVADSDTDPDAAQDGLLALAGRDASALSPGQLRSAAVESAAENLADGLVAPLSAFVVGAAVAAVAVVPALPVAAAAATWVKGVNTMDSMLGYPDKRVGTPAALLDDAVMWLPARLSALVLAVALVDLRSLARTREWLDGVPSPNSGWPMGVAAAGLAVRLEKPGVYVLNPEAGLPDAAAARRGVRAVVVAGVLSYALAALALTALGEVTAWS is encoded by the coding sequence GTGACGCCGGTTCCGGTTCTCGTCGCGGGCGCCCTCGAAGCGCTCGTCGGCGAACCGCCCACGCGATATCACCCGGTCGCCTGGTTCGGCCGGCTGGTCGCGCCGCTGGACCGCGAGTGGGCCCGCCCGCTCGCCGTGGGCGCGCTCGGTGCGTTCGCCCTCCCACTCGCCGCCGCGGGCGCGGTCGCGGCTGCCGTCGTTCTCGCGGGGACCTGGTCGGCGCTCTCCGCGGCTGCCCTCGCGGGGGCGGCCCTGTTCCTCTCGACCAGCCTCCGGGGATTGTTAGCCGCGGCCGCCGCGGTCGTCGCCGACTCCGACACCGACCCCGACGCGGCCCAGGACGGACTGCTCGCGCTCGCCGGGCGGGACGCGAGCGCGCTCTCGCCCGGCCAGCTCCGCAGCGCGGCCGTCGAGAGCGCCGCCGAGAACCTGGCCGACGGGCTGGTCGCGCCGCTGTCGGCGTTCGTCGTCGGAGCGGCGGTCGCCGCGGTCGCCGTGGTCCCCGCGCTCCCGGTCGCGGCCGCGGCCGCGACGTGGGTCAAGGGCGTCAACACCATGGACTCGATGCTGGGTTATCCCGACAAGCGGGTCGGAACTCCGGCCGCTCTGCTCGACGACGCGGTGATGTGGCTCCCGGCCCGTCTGAGCGCGCTCGTCCTCGCGGTCGCGCTCGTGGACCTGCGCTCGCTCGCACGCACGCGGGAGTGGCTCGACGGCGTCCCCTCGCCGAACTCCGGGTGGCCGATGGGCGTCGCCGCCGCCGGGCTGGCCGTGCGTCTGGAGAAACCGGGCGTCTACGTCCTCAACCCCGAGGCCGGCCTCCCGGACGCGGCGGCCGCCCGCCGCGGGGTCCGCGCCGTGGTCGTCGCCGGCGTCCTCAGCTACGCGCTCGCTGCCCTGGCCCTGACCGCACTCGGGGAGGTGACGGCGTGGTCCTGA
- a CDS encoding cob(I)yrinic acid a,c-diamide adenosyltransferase: MSDNTAGPTAEPIQPSAPEEFGLVQVWWGDGKGKTTAALGMATRAVGHGYRAHLLQFMKGGTGTVEDVRGEYNAIAALPGFSYENAGHYGWHGFMDGSDDDEHTARAKGALDRAHEILAASAEADLTRPLDADGPPEAGVNMLVVDEILYAANRGLVDPEDVVELIEAKPDNVELVLTGGHDAPEYVFEHADLVTEVGKVKHPLDAGHSARKGTEY, encoded by the coding sequence ATGAGCGACAACACCGCCGGCCCGACAGCGGAGCCCATCCAGCCCAGCGCGCCTGAGGAGTTCGGCCTCGTGCAGGTGTGGTGGGGCGACGGGAAGGGCAAGACGACCGCGGCGCTGGGGATGGCGACCCGCGCGGTCGGCCACGGCTATCGGGCCCACCTCCTGCAGTTCATGAAAGGCGGGACCGGGACCGTCGAGGACGTCCGGGGCGAGTACAACGCCATCGCGGCGCTGCCGGGCTTTTCCTACGAGAACGCCGGCCACTACGGCTGGCACGGCTTCATGGACGGCAGCGACGACGACGAACACACGGCCCGCGCGAAGGGGGCGCTCGACCGGGCCCACGAGATTCTGGCCGCCAGCGCCGAGGCGGACCTGACCCGCCCGCTCGACGCCGACGGCCCGCCCGAAGCCGGCGTCAATATGCTCGTCGTCGACGAGATACTGTACGCCGCGAACCGGGGGCTCGTCGACCCAGAGGACGTGGTCGAACTCATCGAGGCCAAACCCGACAACGTCGAACTCGTTCTCACAGGCGGTCACGACGCGCCCGAGTACGTCTTCGAGCACGCCGACCTCGTCACCGAGGTCGGGAAGGTGAAACACCCCCTGGACGCGGGTCACTCGGCGCGGAAGGGCACCGAGTACTAG
- the cobD gene encoding threonine-phosphate decarboxylase CobD, with protein sequence MNPDSVAALRAAGESDPHIGADGRVPHGSSDDPDLLDFSANTNPLVPPGTRDVFGAAFDAARSYPDDGYPAFRSAAAEFVGCDPAEVVPTAGGLEAIRLAIGTTVRPGESVLVPAPSFGEYAREVRLQGGEPAFVDHDAILDADPAGHAMAVVCNPNNPTGACYDADRLRTFADRCREAGTTLLVDEAFLGFTDQPSLAGRPGVVVARSLTKLFGLPGVRMGYAVGTGDALDRLATARRAWSMSAPAAAVGAHCYGAEAFVAETRERVARERERMHERLDARFDVFPSDSPFLCFDAGEAGVDDLLATARERGIALRDARTFRRLDGHVRVAVRLPDENDRLLEALDV encoded by the coding sequence ATGAATCCCGACAGCGTCGCGGCGCTGCGCGCCGCCGGCGAGAGCGACCCCCACATCGGCGCGGACGGGCGCGTCCCCCACGGCAGCAGCGACGACCCCGACCTGCTGGACTTCAGCGCGAACACGAACCCGCTGGTTCCGCCGGGCACGCGCGACGTCTTCGGGGCCGCCTTCGATGCGGCACGCTCCTATCCCGACGACGGCTATCCGGCGTTCCGCTCGGCCGCGGCCGAGTTCGTCGGCTGCGACCCGGCCGAAGTCGTCCCCACTGCGGGCGGGCTCGAAGCCATCCGGCTGGCTATCGGGACCACGGTTCGGCCGGGCGAATCGGTGCTCGTCCCGGCGCCGAGCTTCGGCGAGTACGCACGCGAGGTCCGCCTGCAGGGGGGCGAGCCGGCGTTCGTCGACCACGACGCGATTCTCGACGCCGACCCCGCCGGCCACGCGATGGCCGTCGTCTGCAACCCTAACAACCCGACCGGGGCGTGCTACGACGCCGATAGGCTCCGGACCTTTGCCGACCGCTGTCGCGAGGCCGGGACGACGCTGCTGGTCGACGAGGCCTTCCTCGGCTTCACCGACCAGCCGTCGCTCGCGGGCCGGCCGGGCGTCGTCGTCGCCCGCTCGCTCACGAAGCTGTTCGGCCTGCCGGGGGTCCGGATGGGGTATGCCGTCGGGACCGGCGACGCGCTCGACCGCCTCGCGACCGCTCGGCGGGCCTGGTCGATGAGCGCGCCGGCGGCCGCCGTGGGCGCGCACTGCTACGGCGCCGAGGCGTTCGTCGCCGAGACCCGTGAGCGGGTTGCCCGCGAACGAGAGCGTATGCATGAGCGACTCGACGCCCGCTTCGACGTGTTCCCGTCCGACTCGCCGTTCCTCTGTTTCGACGCCGGGGAGGCCGGCGTCGACGACCTGCTCGCGACGGCCCGTGAGCGGGGTATCGCGCTGCGGGACGCGCGGACGTTCCGACGCCTCGATGGCCACGTCCGCGTGGCCGTCCGCCTACCGGACGAAAACGACCGGCTGCTGGAGGCGCTGGATGTTTGA
- the cobS gene encoding adenosylcobinamide-GDP ribazoletransferase, which produces MVLSALRGALGFLSRLPVGHDEDAWTAFTATPAAFPLAGYAVGALVALPFLAVGRLPGAVVAAAALAAVVTVTGVNHADGLADLGDAAAVHGTPAERRDVMRDTTVGVGAVLALGTVLVALALGFLATTTLPVIAAVAVVLASEVGAKLAMATLACLGEPSHEGFGSTMLDGNGPADLLVALAATLPIAAVVVPVTATALVAALAVALLVRRWARRTLGGVGGDVFGATNELARVAALHGAVAAWHLLGGSVWTLW; this is translated from the coding sequence GTGGTCCTGAGCGCGCTCCGGGGCGCCCTCGGTTTCCTCTCCAGGCTCCCCGTCGGTCACGACGAGGACGCCTGGACGGCGTTCACCGCGACCCCGGCGGCGTTCCCGCTCGCGGGCTACGCCGTCGGCGCGCTCGTGGCGCTGCCGTTCCTGGCGGTCGGCCGCCTGCCCGGGGCCGTCGTCGCCGCCGCCGCTCTCGCCGCGGTGGTCACCGTCACCGGCGTCAACCACGCCGACGGACTGGCGGACCTGGGCGACGCGGCGGCGGTCCACGGTACGCCGGCCGAACGCCGCGATGTGATGCGGGACACGACTGTCGGCGTCGGCGCGGTGCTGGCACTCGGGACGGTCCTCGTCGCGCTCGCGCTCGGCTTCCTGGCGACGACGACACTGCCGGTCATCGCCGCCGTCGCCGTCGTCCTCGCGAGCGAGGTCGGCGCGAAGCTCGCGATGGCGACGCTGGCCTGTCTGGGCGAGCCGAGCCACGAGGGCTTCGGTTCGACGATGCTCGACGGGAACGGGCCCGCCGATTTGCTGGTCGCGCTCGCCGCGACCCTTCCGATAGCCGCTGTCGTCGTCCCGGTCACCGCTACCGCCCTCGTTGCCGCCCTCGCCGTGGCGCTGCTGGTCCGACGGTGGGCACGGCGGACGCTCGGCGGCGTCGGCGGCGACGTCTTCGGCGCGACGAACGAACTCGCCCGCGTCGCCGCGCTGCACGGCGCGGTCGCCGCGTGGCACCTCCTGGGGGGGTCGGTGTGGACGCTCTGGTGA